A window of Halichoerus grypus chromosome 15, mHalGry1.hap1.1, whole genome shotgun sequence genomic DNA:
TGATGAGAGaagaagaataggaaaaaaacattgaaattaaTATTGGCTTCAATTTTTACAAATTTGATCATAATTGTAAATCCACAGACCCAAGGTACTCAACAAATTCCAAATAGGACaatatctttctttctcccttactccctctcccttccttctaaacacacacacacacacacaccaaggcaTATATTAACCAAATCATTTAAAcccagggaaaaagagaaaatattaaaactggccagagaaaaagacaaactacaaacaaagagagaaaggtaAAAATGACAGAATTCTCACAAGAAACtatgaaagacaaaagaatttgaagaactgaaagggaagaaaatgttatCCTAAAATTCTTTATCCCataaaaaatatctttccaaGCTTATGTAAACAGAAACTTCTTCAGACAAATAACAGCCAAGAGAATTCACCACCAGCATACCTACACCACAAGAAAGATGGGACAAGATATTTTGGCAAAAGGACAGTGATGCTATAGAGAAACCTGAATgtatacaaaggaatgaagagccaTGGAATGGTTAATATGTGGATAAATAtgaaataacttatttttctaattaaaaaatctctttaaaattctgttttaaaaataatatgagatttataacaatatattatgGGGTTGAATTTGGGGCTTATCCAAGATAAACACACAGAAGCAATATATTAATGGGGTATGCATAAttcaaattaataataacaaaaatctaTCTATGTCCTCACTCGCCCTCCCCACCACAGATTCGGAACCAGCAGGAAGAGTCTTAACGACCAGAGGTAGAGAGACGTTATTTCTGGAGAGGAGGCAGGGTTCAGTCCTCCAGTACCTCCTTGCTCCACAGAGTTGTACAGGGGTGAGTCTCAGGATACAGTGGTTTGACAGATCCTCATCCACCAGACGGCGGCACCACCATGAGGAAGAGGGCTCAGTTACAATTTGCAGCCTTATCCTCTTTGGAGCCTCTGAACCTATGGGGAAAACACAGTTCTGAAGTAAGAGACCAGTTCTGCGGATGGCTTTCTCTGGAGAGGACAAGAAGAGTGAAGCCACCCAAAGTATCCCAGAATCTGGGATACTGTGAGAAAGGGCTTCTCACCTGGTGTGGTAGATCCAGGTGAGGCCATAGGTGAAAAGGAAGCCAGCCCCCTGAGGGTCCCTCTCAGTAGGGTGAGGATTAGAGGCCAGGGGCTCCACTGCTCCCCAGAGATTTGGGGGCAGGAACAGGAGATAcctggggggaggaagagagagaggaggaggagagtgaattTCCTTAAGTCCACACCTTAGTCTTGTTCACCTCAGAATGCAGATGTCCTGCATATACTCATCCTGCACAACTAGGTTCAGGGAAACATGGTAGGAGTTCCACAAGTGTGGAGCTAGGCAGGTGAGTTCTCCTCCATCACCCAAGACCGTTGGGGGCAGCACTAGGACCCCGTGATttgagggctgggaggggctcaggctcaggcttCCCCAGGACCAGCTTAGCCTGGTAGGGAAGTTGTCACCAGTGTCCAAGACCGGGCACAGGGACTGGCCCTCCTGAACTCGAAGAGAAGTGGCATTGCCCAGGACCTCTGGGACTAGGGGACAGAGAAAAGCCCAAAGGGCAGGGCTGagagccccttctctccctctgcccttccacagACACAGGTGTGGAAAATAGTGTCTCTCAGACAAGTGTTACAAGCAAAGGCAAGTAAGAGTGAAGATCCATCTGTTGAGGTGGTGAGAAGGAGAGGCACCTGATGATCCCAGGACGTGTGGATGGACCTCTGAGCAAGAGTTGGCATGTCTAGACCTGGCAGAGGACATCCCAGGAGGTAGGCTTTGGTGTGTGATGCTGAGGAGGCGCGTGGACACACGTAGGTCTGACCACTTGAGGGAAAGACTGGGAGGCTCACACACAGGTGATGCTCCCAGCCTTTCCTCTAAGGGCCACAGGGAACTATGGGAGGGTCTGAGCAGGGGAGGAACAGGGCCAGATCTAGGGCATGTAGAGACACCTTCAGGCCGAGTTGTGGTGGGCTGCGGGGGGTGGTGGTTGCAGAGACtggcaggccagagaggaggCTGGTCCAGATGCAAGTGGTCTCACTATGTCCAAGTGAGAGAAGGCAGAGGCCCGAGGTGGGGCTGCCGCTGCagggatggaggaagagaggCCACTTGAGACATTTTCCAGAAGTCGAGTTTGCAAAACTCGCTGAGTCATGGGGAGTGTTGGGTGAGGCACAGAAATGTCTAAAGTGACTTCCAGGATGTTGACTCAGGTTGCTCAGGTGGGAGGGGCCTCCCCAGGGTAGCGGAGGGGGTTCTGGAGGATCTGGACTGGACCGAGATGGACAGAGACTTGCGAGGGTCTTCAGGGCAGACATAGGACTAGAAGCACCAGGGCCCAGGCTTACCCACGGGGTCATGCAGAAAGCAGCCAGAGGCCCAATCCCCAGCAAGAGGAACCTGTATCTAAGGCTCCTGGTGGGACAGCGAGATGTCATGGTCATAGGAGAAGCAGAGAATCAGGAAAAGGGTATGACGGGAGagtgaggggagagaggaagcagcCACGGTGACAGCGAATGGTCAAACTAGGATTCACAGTAACCCTGGAGAGTCCAGCCAGGGGATGGGTGTGGGGCAGACTTGGGACCAGGGAGGGGATAAGGAGCGATGGGGCTTCATTCCTTCAGACCCTCACAACATTCCCTTATTTGACTTCTGAGACGTCAGTTGTGCCCCGGGGGCCTCTCCCACCTGTGCTATTTCCTCTGAAGATGCAGATGGTCAGGTTCTGTGGAGCATCTGGAACAGAAACAAATACTTGGCTACCTGCAGTATGACGAGGTGGCCATGAGCaagggggtggggcctgggtgtTCTCTCTGTCTTGATCCTGTGCCTCTAAGAATTCTCCCCAAGTATCCCACCcaagccctgcctccctctccccaacaccCACTGCCCTCAGGGACCCTGGCGTTCTGGCCTGGCACTCACAGGACACGTTGAGCTGGATGGTCCTCTCCATGCTCACACCAGCTCCGGGGAGGGTCACTCGACAGGTAAGGTTGGTGCCGTGGTCCTGGGGCCTCGGGGTGAGGGTGAGCACGGAGGAGTGGGGAGTCTTGGAGCCCCTGGAGGTGAGGGCGACCCCGATCCAGGAGAAGGCGGGGGGTGTCCCCCTCTTACAGGCCCACGGCACACTACAGGTAATGTTCTTGGGGTGGCCAGATTCTAGGGGCCCCTGGATGTGGATGTCAGGGATCTGTGTCAGagctgaggaggagagagacagagatcctGGAGTGGGACCCTGAGTGTGCCCCTGGAAGCAGCCTCTACCCCAGGCCAGCCGTCTCCTCCCCAGCCAGGATGGAGATCAGGGGGTcccttcccagccctgccccaggagcCCTCAGGATCCATGCATGGGACATGTGTCCTCTCCTTGACCCTGTTCCTTACCCATCACACGCACGGAGAGCTGGTTCTGTAGGTAATTATATTTCACATAAGGCCCTTTCTCCACCCTAAAGAAGTATGTCCTCGAGTCCCTTCTCTGTGCATCTCTGATGTCCAGGGAGCAGTTGGAGTCCCGGGGGTCCCCGAGGAGGTGGAATCGGCCCTGGGTCTCCTCCTGCACTTCTCGATCGGGGTTGTTTGTGGCCACTAGAACATTCTGGCTGTGATCACTCCCTTCCTGGAACCAGTAGCCATAAGTTGGGTCATCGTCAGTGTATTTGCGCCGGGGGTGGGAGAATTTGcagggcacatgcacacacagggaCTGCACTTGCAGCCAGAATCTTGAACACTGAGCCAGGGACCCTGTGGGGAATTTAGAGTCAGCAGCAGCCCCCGCCCAcctgccccgcccccggcccactCACCTGCCCACAGCAGGGGCAGAAAAAGCGGTGGCAGCAGCATCTTTGAGATGGAAGATGTGTGGGCTTCCTGTGGGTGAAGAAGTGGAGAGCAGTGGAGGAGGGTTGTGGGGGGCCCACGGGAAGCTGGGAAGGAGCACAAGGCCTTGTGGTTCTCAGAAGAGGAACTTCAGCGCCGAGCTCCCCCCATCTCTGCACAAAGCCGGCGacccccgccccctgcctgcCAGAGACCAGGGAGCCCCATCCAGGGAGGAGAGACCAGCAGCAGACCCCGTGTCCTGCCCCCCATCTCGGCACCTCCCTCTGGCACCGGAGACTGGACCAGGACCTCTGAGGACATGTGAGGCATGGGACACAATGAATCTCCTAAGGTCTTCCCACCTGAGGGGCTTGTCTGAGCAGCATCATCTACACCAGGGAGCTAGTCAACTCCTGGCTAGACCTGGAAGGTCACAGCCTCATCTAGACCCTCAGGTGTTCTGTCCTGCAAGGTAGAGGATTCTTTAGGTCTGTGTGAGCCTctggggcagaagaagagaagggATCCTGGGTGAAGAGAAGGCAGGAGccactcattcattaattcactcattaattaattcattcattccccaAATGCTTAGTGAACATCTGTGTTGGGGGAACTGGAGACAAGACAGCTGGGCCTGATGTGGTCCGTCCCGTGACATGGTCTCCACCCAGGGTGCCACTTCCTCCCCAGACATACAGTGCTGTCCCTGTGGGGTTCAGAGCTGCAGGCACCTGTGACTTGGCCATATGTCCtggatattttctaaaaatatgagTACGAGATTATTTTTGACACGTAGTAAACAAGAGCAACTCTTTTCAAGCTGCAGAACTTGAACCATACCCATTAAAgaacaactccccattcccccctcctcccagcccctgaaaCCACTGCTGCAATTTCTGTCTCCAGGAATTTGACTACTTTTGAGACCTCACATAAGTGGAGTCATCCAGTACCTGTcttctttgtgactggcttgtttaaCTTACTAtaacgtcctcaaggttcatccatgtggcagcatatgtcagaatttccgtctctttttaaggctgaataatattccatggtaggggcgcctgagtggctcagtcggttaagcgtctgccttcggctcaggtcatgatctcggggtcctgggatcgaaccccacattgggctccctgctcaacagggaccctgcttctccctctccttctgctgcacccctgcttgtactctttctctctctgtcaaataattaaatttaaaaaatcttttaaaaaaatattccatggtaGTTTAGGCCACATTTTTTTATCCGTTCAGCTGCtgagggacacttgggttgcttttacTTTTTGGTTCTTGTGcataacgctgctatgaacacaggTGGGCAAATATCTCTCGGCCCCTGCtcttaattcttttggatatgcacccagatgtggaattgttggatcatatggtgattctattaCTAATTTCTTGAGGAAAGGTCATACTCTTTTATTAACTTGATCTATTATCAAGTCACGTAAGCTGTGCATTTTAACGTCTCCAGTCTGGATCCCTCCTCTGATTCTGGATATTCatactcctgctctctccctgacATCCCCAGTTGGATGTCAAGTGGCTTCTCAGGATGAACATCACCCTTCAAAACCGGGCTCTCTGAAGTCCTCCCCGGAACAGGACTCTGTCCTTCCAGCTGCTCAGGGGAGACACTGGGCATCGtccttgttcctttctttccccccaccccccacatccaTTAGAACATGCTGTTGGCTTGACCTGTTGGGTATATCCAAAACATATCCTCCCTACCTACACCGCATCCCTGGCCCAGCACACCACCACCTCCTACCTGCaccggcccccccaccccagggctgtgCATCTCTTTTTTGCTGCCCTGGGCCCAGTCTGGCTGATTCTGAACAGAGTAGCCATGGGGATCCTGCTAAAATGAGGGTCTCAGCATGTGTCTGCTCTCTGCAAAGGCTCCCAGAATCCTGTGGTGGGCTGCAGTGGCTTTCCATGGGGTCTGCGCCATCCTCTGGGCTCCCCCACATTGGCGTTCCTGTGCTGTCAGCCTCAGAGCCACCAAACTCACCGTTCCCCTCTTCCCGTCTTCCTGGAATACCTTCCTCTTAGGcaagcaaagagtctgcttcttccctaCCTTGGAGCCTTTGTTCCAATATCACCTCCATGGCCTCGCAGCTCCAGGAAACCCAGCCCGATGCGCCTGAGGGCTTTTCCTCCAAGCCTGTATCGATAGGTGATAtgctctaattttatttattctttactttttttattcttgtCTCCATAATGACAGCACCTTCCCGTTCCCTTGAggttttttgtggtaaaatatttgcaaaaataaaacttgcCATTTTTAACACTGTGTAGGGTGCAATTCAGTGACACTAGGTACACTCACAATGTGGTGCAACTGTCACCGCTGCCTCttcccagaactttttcatcatccccaacaGAAACTCTGCACAGTTACCCAACAAGCCCCGCCCACCTCCGTCCCGAGCTCCGAGCAacccccattctactttctgtttccatgagtttgcCTGTTCTGGGCAGCTCAGAGAAGCAGAATCAAACAATGTTTGTCCTTTAGTGTCTGGCTTTTTCCTTTAGCACCTTGTTTTCAAGCGTCATCCCTGGGGCAGCTGCACGATATTCCACTTGTGAGTCTACACCGCAGTTTGCtcatccattcttcttttttttcaattattttttattattttttaaattttttatttatttacttgagagcaagagcgaaagagagagagagagcacaagcagggggagtggcaggcagagggagaagcagagttccccctgagggcagagcctgactcagCGCTCAATCCttggaccctgagttcatgaccccGAAGTCAGACATGTAACTGatggagccatccaggcgccccaaaactgtTTTGCTTCTTACTTTATGATCTGGATAactcttatttctatttcttgcatTTATTGCACTGGAAAGGATCTACAAAATACTGTTTAATAGAAGTGGTAAGGGCAGCCATCCTTCCTTGTGTTTGATCCTGGTGGGAAAGTTCTGTGACTTCTGGGATTGGCCCCTCCAA
This region includes:
- the LOC118543258 gene encoding sialic acid-binding Ig-like lectin 6 isoform X4, with translation MMLLRQAPQEAHTSSISKMLLPPLFLPLLWAGSLAQCSRFWLQVQSLCVHVPCKFSHPRRKYTDDDPTYGYWFQEGSDHSQNVLVATNNPDREVQEETQGRFHLLGDPRDSNCSLDIRDAQRRDSRTYFFRVEKGPYVKYNYLQNQLSVRVMALTQIPDIHIQGPLESGHPKNITCSVPWACKRGTPPAFSWIGVALTSRGSKTPHSSVLTLTPRPQDHGTNLTCRVTLPGAGVSMERTIQLNVSYAPQNLTICIFRGNSTAAAPPRASAFSHLDIVRPLASGPASSLACQSLQPPPPAAHHNSA
- the LOC118543258 gene encoding myeloid cell surface antigen CD33-like isoform X1 produces the protein MMLLRQAPQEAHTSSISKMLLPPLFLPLLWAGSLAQCSRFWLQVQSLCVHVPCKFSHPRRKYTDDDPTYGYWFQEGSDHSQNVLVATNNPDREVQEETQGRFHLLGDPRDSNCSLDIRDAQRRDSRTYFFRVEKGPYVKYNYLQNQLSVRVMALTQIPDIHIQGPLESGHPKNITCSVPWACKRGTPPAFSWIGVALTSRGSKTPHSSVLTLTPRPQDHGTNLTCRVTLPGAGVSMERTIQLNVSYAPQNLTICIFRGNSTGISCSCPQISGEQWSPWPLILTLLRGTLRGLASFSPMASPGSTTPGSEAPKRIRLQIVTEPSSSWWCRRLVDEDLSNHCILRLTPVQLCGARRYWRTEPCLLSRNNVSLPLVVKTLPAGSESVVGRASEDIDRFLLLLI
- the LOC118543258 gene encoding myeloid cell surface antigen CD33-like isoform X3, whose product is MEVILEQRLQGSLAQCSRFWLQVQSLCVHVPCKFSHPRRKYTDDDPTYGYWFQEGSDHSQNVLVATNNPDREVQEETQGRFHLLGDPRDSNCSLDIRDAQRRDSRTYFFRVEKGPYVKYNYLQNQLSVRVMALTQIPDIHIQGPLESGHPKNITCSVPWACKRGTPPAFSWIGVALTSRGSKTPHSSVLTLTPRPQDHGTNLTCRVTLPGAGVSMERTIQLNVSYAPQNLTICIFRGNSTGISCSCPQISGEQWSPWPLILTLLRGTLRGLASFSPMASPGSTTPGSEAPKRIRLQIVTEPSSSWWCRRLVDEDLSNHCILRLTPVQLCGARRYWRTEPCLLSRNNVSLPLVVKTLPAGSESVVGRASEDIDRFLLLLI
- the LOC118543258 gene encoding myeloid cell surface antigen CD33-like isoform X2, with protein sequence MNLEDVIEAHTSSISKMLLPPLFLPLLWAGSLAQCSRFWLQVQSLCVHVPCKFSHPRRKYTDDDPTYGYWFQEGSDHSQNVLVATNNPDREVQEETQGRFHLLGDPRDSNCSLDIRDAQRRDSRTYFFRVEKGPYVKYNYLQNQLSVRVMALTQIPDIHIQGPLESGHPKNITCSVPWACKRGTPPAFSWIGVALTSRGSKTPHSSVLTLTPRPQDHGTNLTCRVTLPGAGVSMERTIQLNVSYAPQNLTICIFRGNSTGISCSCPQISGEQWSPWPLILTLLRGTLRGLASFSPMASPGSTTPGSEAPKRIRLQIVTEPSSSWWCRRLVDEDLSNHCILRLTPVQLCGARRYWRTEPCLLSRNNVSLPLVVKTLPAGSESVVGRASEDIDRFLLLLI